The genome window cgctgactccacacacctctacacacacgccacgactcagtattaaccaggggccacgctgactccacacaccattacacacacgccacgactcagtattaaccaggggccacgctgactccacacacctctacacacacaccacgactcagtattaaccaggggccacgctgactccacacaccattacacacacgccacgactcagtattaaccaggggccacgctgactccacacaccattacacacacgccacgactcagtattaaccaggggccacgctgactccacacaccattacacacacgccacgactcagtattaaccaggggccacactgactccacacacctctacacacacgccacgactcagtattaaccaggggccacgctgactccacacaccattacacacacgccacgactcagtattaaccagggccacgctgactccacacacctctacacacacgccatgactcagtattaaccaggggccacactgactccacacacctctacacacacgccacgactcagtattaaccaggggccacgctgactccacacacctctacacacacgccatgactcagtattaaccaggggccacactgactccacacacctctacacacacgccacgactcagtattaaccaggggccacgctgactccacacacctctacacacacatcacgactcagtattaaccaggggccacgctgactccacacacctctacacacacaccacgactcagtattaaccaggggccacgctgactccacacacctctacacacacaccacgactcagtattaaccaggggccacactgactccacacaccgctacacacatgccacgactcagtattaaccaggggccacactgactccacacaccattacacacacgccacgactcagtattaaccaggggccacgctgactccacacaccgctacacacacgccacgactcagtattaaccaggggccacactgactccacacaccgctacacacacgccacgactcagtattaaccaggggccacgctgactccacacaccattacacacacgccacgactcagtattaaccaggggccacgctgactccacacaccattacacacacaccacgactcagtattaaccaggggccacgctgactccacacacctctacacacacgccacgactcagtattaaccaggggccacgctgactccacacacctctacacacacaccacgactcagtattaaccaggggccacactgactccacacaccattacacacacaccacgactcagtattaaccaggggccacgctgactccacacacctctacacacacaccacgactcagtattaaccaggggccacactgactccacacaccattacacacacaccacgactcagtattaaccaggggccacgctgactccacacacctctacacacacaccacgactcagtattaaccaggggccacactgactccacacaccgctacacacacgccacgactcagtattaaccaggggccacgctgactccacacacctctacacacacgccacgactcagtattaaccaggggccacgctgactccacacacctctacacacacgccacgactcagtattaaccaggggccactctgactccacacacctctacacacacaccacgactcagtattaaccaggggccacgctgactccacacacctctacacacacaccacgactcagtattaaccaggggccacgctgactccacacacctctacacacacgccacgactcagtattaaccaggggccacgctgactccacacacctctacacacacgccacgactcagtattaaccaggggccacgctgactccacacacctctacacacacaccacgactcagtattaaccaggggccacactgactccacacacctctacacacacgccacgactcagtattaaccaggggccacactgactccacacaccgctacacacacgccacgactcagtattaaccaggggccacactgactccacacacctctacacacacaccacgactcagtattaaccaggggccacgctgactccacacacctctacacacacgccacgactcagtattaaccaggggccacactgactccacacacctctacacacacgccacgactcagtattaaccaggggccacactgactccacacacctctacacacacgccacgactcagtattaaccaggggccacgctgactccacacaccgctacacacacgccacgactcagtattaaccaggggccacgctgactccacacacctctacacacacgccacgactcagtattaaccaggggccacgctgactccacacaccattacacacacgccacgactcagtattaaccaggggccacgctgactccacgcaccgctacacacacgccacgactcagtattaaccaggggccacgctgactccacacacctctacacacacgccacgactcagtattaaccaggggccacgctgactccacgcaccgctacacacacgccacgactcagtattaaccaggggccacactgactccacgcaccgctacacacacgccacgactcagtattaaccaggggccacactgactccactcaccattacacacacgccacgactcagtattatccaggggccacgctgactccacacaccattacacacacgccacgactcagtattaaccaggggccacgctgactccacacacctctacacacacgccacgactcagtattaaccaggggccacgctgactccacacacctctacacacacaccacgactcagtattaaccaggggccacgctgactccacacacctctacacacacaccacgactcagtattaaccaggggccacactgactccacacacctctacacacacgccacgactcagtattaaccaggggccacgctgactccacacacctctacacacacgccacgactcagtattaaccaggggccacgctgactccacacacctctacacacacgccacgactcagtattaaccaggggccacgctgactccacacacctctacacacacgccatgactcagtattaaccaggggccacgctgactccacacacctctacacacacgccacgactcagtattaaccaggggccacgctgactccacacacctctacacacacgccacgactcagtattaaccaggggccacactgactccatacacctctacacacacgccacgactcagtattaaccaggggccacactgactccacacaccattacacacacaccacgactcagtattaaccaggggccacgctgactccacacacctctacacacacgccacgactcagtattaaccaggggccacgctgactccacacacctctacacacacgccacgactcagtattaaccaggggccacgctgactccacacaccattacacacacgccacgactcagtattaaccaggggccacgctgactccacacacctctacacacacaccacgactcagtattaaccaggggccacgctgactccacacaccattacacacacaccacgactcagtattaaccaggggccacgctgactccacacaccattacacacacgccacgactcagtattaaccaggggccacgctgactccacacaccattacacacacgccacgactcagtattaaccaggggccacgctgactccacacaccattacacacacgccacgactcagtattaaccaggggccacactgactccacacacctctacacacacgccacgactcagtattaaccaggggccacgctgactccacacaccattacacacacgccacgactcagtattaaccagggccacgctgactccacacacctctacacacacgccatgactcagtattaaccaggggccacactgactccacacacctctacacacacgccacgactcagtattaaccaggggccacgctgactccacacacctctacacacacgccatgactcagtattaaccaggggccacactgactccacacacctctacacacacgccacgactcagtattaaccaggggccacgctgactccacacaccattacacacacaccacgactcagtattaaccaggggccacgctgactccacacacctctacacacacgccacgactcagtattaaccaggggccacgctgactccacacacctctacacacacaccacgactcagtattaaccaggggccacactgactccacacaccattacacacacaccacgactcagtattaaccaggggccacgctgactccacacacctctacacacacaccacgactcagtattaaccaggggccacactgactccacacaccattacacacacaccacgactcagtattaaccaggggccacgctgactccacacacctctacacacacgccacgactcagtattaaccaggggccacgctgactccacacacctctacacacacaccacgactcagtattaaccaggggccacactgactccacacaccattacacacacaccacgactcagtattaaccaggggccacgctgactccacacacctctacacacacaccacgactcagtattaaccaggggccacactgactccacacaccattacacacacaccacgactcagtattaaccaggggccacgctgactccacacacctctacacacacaccacgactcagtattaaccaggggccacactgactccacacaccgctacacacacgccacgactcagtattaaccaggggccacgctgactccacacacctctacacacacgccacgactcagtattaaccaggggccacgctgactccacacacctctacacacacgccacgactcagtattaaccaggggccactctgactccacacacctctacacacacaccacgactcagtattaaccaggggccacgctgactccacacacctctacacacacaccacgactcagtattaaccaggggccacgctgactccacacacctctacacacacgccacgactcagtattaaccaggggccacgctgactccacacacctctacacacacgccacgactcagtattaaccaggggccacgctgactccacacacctctacacacacaccacgactcagtattaaccaggggccacgctgactccacacacctctacacacacaccacgactcagtattaaccaggggccacactgactccacacacctctacacacacgccacgactcagtattaaccaggggccacgctgactccacacacctctacacacacaccacgactcagtattaaccaggggccacgctgactccacacacctctacacacacgccacgactcagtattaaccaggggccacgctgactccacgcaccgctacacacacgccacgactcagtattaaccaggggccacactgactccacgcaccgctacacacacgccacgactcagtattaaccaggggccacactgactccactcaccattacacacacgccacgactcagtattatccaggggccacgctgactccacacaccattacacacacgccacgactcagtattaaccaggggccacgctgactccacacacctctacacacacgccacgactcagtattaaccaggggccacgctgactccacacacctctacacacacaccacgactcagtattaaccaggggccacgctgactccacacacctctacacacacaccacgactcagtattaaccaggggccacactgactccacacacctctacacacacgccacgactcagtattaaccaggggccacgctgactccacacacctctacacacacgccacgactcagtattaaccaggggccacgctgactccacacacctctacacacacgccacgactcagtattaaccaggggccacgctgactccacacacctctacacacacgccatgactcagtattaaccaggggccacgctgactccccacacctctacacacacgccacgactcagtattaaccaggggccacgctgactccacacacctctacacacacgccacgactcagtattaaccaggggccacactgactccatacacctctacacacacgccacgactcagtattaaccaggggccacactgactccacacaccattacacacacaccacgactcagtattaaccaggggccacgctgactccacacacctctacacacacgccacgactcagtattaaccaggggccacgctgactccacacacctctacacacatgccacgactcagtattaaccaggggccacactgactccacacaccattacacacacgccacgactcagtattaaccaggggccacactgactccacacaccgctacacacacgccacgactcagtattaaccaggggccacgctgactccacacacctctacacacatgccacgactcagtattaaccaggggccacgctgactccacacacctctacacacacaccacgactcagtattaaccaggggccacactgactccacacaccgctacacacacgccacgactcagtattaaccaggggccacgctgactccacacaccattacacacacgccacgactcagtattaaccaggggccacgctgactccacacaccattacacacacaccacgactcagtattaaccaggggccacgctgactccacacacctctacacacacgccacgactcagtattaaccaggggccacgctgactccacacacctctacacacacaccacgactcagtattaaccaggggccacactgactccacacaccattacacacacaccacgactcagtattaaccaggggccacgctgactccacacacctctacacacacaccacgactcagtattaaccaggggccacactgactccacacaccattacacacacaccacgactcagtattaaccaggggccacgctgactccacacacctctacacacacaccacgactcagtattaaccaggggccacactgactccacacaccgctacacacacgccacgactcagtattaaccaggggccacgctgactccacacacctctacacacacgccacgactcagtattaaccaggggccacgctgactccacacacctctacacacacgccacgactcagtattaaccaggggccactctgactccacacacctctacacacacaccacgactcagtattaaccaggggccacgctgactccacacacctctacacacacaccacgactcagtattaaccaggggccacgctgactccacacacctctacacacacgccacgactcagtattaaccaggggccacgctgactccacacacctctacacacacgccacgactcagtattaaccaggggccacgctgactccacacacctctacacacacaccacgactcagtattaaccaggggccacgctgactccacacacctctacacacacaccacgactcagtattaaccaggggccacactgactccacacacctctacacacacgccacgactcagtattaaccaggggccacgctgactccacacacctctacacacacaccacgactcagtattaaccaggggccacgctgactccacacacctctacacacacgccacgactcagtattaaccaggggccacactgactccacacacctctacacacacaccacgactcagtattaaccaggggccacactgactccacacaccattacacacacaccacgactcagtattaaccaggggccacactgactccacacacctctacacacacgccacgactcagtattaaccaggggccacactgactccacacacctctacacacacgccacgactcagtattaaccaggggccacactgactccacacaccattacacacacaccacgactcagtattaaccaggggccacactgactccacacaccattacacacacaccacgactcagtattaaccaggggccacgctgactccacacaccattacacacacgccacgactcagtattaaccaggggccacgctgactccacacaccattacacacacaccacgactcagtattaaccaggggccacgctgactccacacacctctacacacacgccacgactcagtattaaccaggggccacactgactccacacacctctacacacacgccatgactcagtattaaccaggggccacgctgactccacacacctctacacacacgccacgactcagtattaaccagggccacgctgactccacacacctctacacatacgccacgactcagtattaaccaggggccacgctgactccacacacctctacacatacgccatgactcagtattaaccaggggccacgctgacggCAGTGGTCTGTTTGCAGAGATGATGACGCAGGTTTGTTCACATTTTGGGGTTTTGTTCTTTGGTAATACTGACCGCTGTGAGGTGGGAGCTGGACTCTGGCTTGGACACCTCATGGCTGTTGAAAAAAATGGTCTTCCTGTCTGAAGGCATAAAGAAAGCACAAGTGTATGTGATATAGGGAGGAATACACAAAAGAATAAGATGGGGAGAgtgcaggacaggacaggaacgAAGAGAAAAGCTGACGTGTGATGTGCAGACTGACCACAGGGGCCCGAAGGAAAGTTCTTGAGTGAGGGTCTCTCCACACAGAAGTGTCGGTCTCCCACCACAAACACTTTGTGTAGAACCGCGCCGTGGTTGACAAAGCTCTGCAGCACACATGGTGGGTGGATATCGGCCAGACTTCCTCCACTGAAGATCAGAGACATCTGTTGGACGCGAAGCCAGCAGGAAGAACAGACACGAGTAAAGGGCAGTGAATGACAGaatgagggaaggagggaaagaagaaaaaacgaaAGGAAGGAATGCAGAAATACATTAATCAATCAGTCAGTTAATTAATCAATGACAGAACGAGTAAGCAAAAAATGTAAATTTACAGGCAAAAGGGACAAAAACAGAAAAATCCAATGAACTGTCTGTACACCACCCACCTCATGGGAAAGTGAGCCATGGGCCACTCTGGTTTTACAAACTGGGGACACCAAAGACAAAGAGGACGTTCTTATACAATCTGGTATGTTTGAAAGACAAAGTGTTCGGGGCTGACATAGATGTACTAACGGTTGACCACGCCGTGCAGCGTGACGCTACAGATGGACTGTACTGACTGAGAGGGAAGCCGAGGCCCTGGGCCTCCACGGCCTGCTGGATGGACGACACATCACCGGCACTGTGGATCTCCAgatagggagggctgcagatcttCCAGTCTGTGATGCACAGTAGCAAAtggcagaatagaatagaatggaacaGAATGGAATAGAGGAGAGAATACCGAATGAAAGGTAATATCAAGTGGCCATTAGACAACATATATATTTCCATACTCTGCTTATCTAACAACATAGGGATGTGGCAGTATCTACCAACACACAATAACTCTGCATATACATATTGTGCGTAAGACTGACGCTGTGCTGTACCTCGGAGTGAATTGTGCAGTTTGCTCATGATCCGATAGGAAGCAAAGCGGTCTAGCAGCCGGGTCATAGCAGGCAGAGGATCCAGAACAACAGTACTAGGATGGGCTGACATATAACTctgcaatttaaaaaaagaatggTGCACTTGTCACTTCCAGCACTAGGGGTGTCACAATATACCGCTGGTGACGATAACTGTGATATTTAAAACATGAAATACTGATATCATATTAATAATCCAGCCACTGaggtgcacaagccagtgcattcttagtcccaagcccggataaatggggagggttgcatcagcaagggcatccgatgtaaaacctttgccaaatcaaatatgtggatcataaatccggtttcctcccgcagtccaaagacgcgtaggtcaggtgactcagtcacactaaactgtccctaggtgggaacgtgtgtgtgtgtgtgtgtgtgtgtgtgtgtgtgtgtgggccctgtgatggcccggcggcctgtccagggtgtctccccatctgccgcccaatgactgctgggatgataggctccagcatccccgcgagccagagtaagaataagcggtttggataatgaatgaataaataaatgaatgaatcagATTTCCGTactgggttaccaacaaccaccagcggtactgttggtcagcagggtgccgatggaaactaggctactgttgggcgaaggagagggggaaggcatgtccagaggcagcgggaggcagaggggagagtcggaactttgaatgttggcactaagaCTGGCAAAGggcgagagctggctgacatgatgaaaAGAAGGACGGTATAtagacatactgtgtgtgcaagagaccaggtggaaggggagtaaggccaggagtatcggaggtgggttcaaactcttctaccatggtgtgaatgggaggagaaatggggtaggggtaattctgaaggaggagtatgtcaggagcgtgctggaggtgaagagagtgtcagacagagtgatgagtatgaagctggaaatggaaggtgtgttgctgaatgttatcagcacatatgccccgcaagttgggtgtgagatggaggagaaagaagaattgtgGAGTGAGtcggacgacgtggtggagagggtagccaaggaggagagagtggtgattggagcggacttcaatggacatgttggtgatgggtaggtgtggtgtcaaggagagaaatgtggaaggacagatggtggtggattttgcgaaaaggatggaaatggctgtggtgaatacatatttcaagaagagggaggaacacagggtgatgtacaagagtggaggaaagtacacacaggtggactatatcttatgtaggaggtgtgatctaaaagggattggagactgcaaggtggtgacaggggagaacgtagctaggcagcatcggatggtggtctgtaggatgactttggagaccaagaagaggaagggagtgaagacacagccgaagatcaaatggtggaagttgaagaaggaagactgttgtgtggagttcaggcaggaggtaagacaggcactgggtggtagtgaagagttgccggatggctggaaaaccactgcagaaatagtgaaggagacagctaggaaggtacttggtgtgtcatcaggacagaggaaggaagacgaggagacttggtggtggaatgaggaaggagAGGTTGACAAagcagaagtgggatagtcagagagatgaagtgtaaagcaaagagagaggtggtgaacagtggcagctggtgctaacaaatttttttgggggggggcgctatTTACCCTGATAAAATGTgaaggctacattgtccttaataaATCTGTAACTGTGTGGACATTGAAgctgctgtcaggtgtgctgcgccaaagtAAATTGCGCCCCACCCTCAAAaacaattgttagcaccagccgccactggtggcgaaggcaaaggaaaaggcgtatggtgagttgtgagacaggttggacactaaggaaggagaaaaggacttgtaccgattggctagacagagaggccgagctgggaaggatgtgcagcaagttagggcgatcaaggatagagatggaaatgtgctgacaagtgaggagagtgtgctgagaaggtggaaggaggacTTTGAggaactgatgaatgaagaaaatgagagagagagaagggtggatgatgtagggatagtgaatcaggaagttcagcagattagcaaggaggaagtgagggcagctatgaagaggatgaagagtggaaaggcagttggtcctgatgacatacctgtggaggcatggagatgtttaggagagatggcagtggagtttttaactagattgtttaacacaatcttggaaagtgagaggatgcctgaggagtggagaagaagcat of Lampris incognitus isolate fLamInc1 unplaced genomic scaffold, fLamInc1.hap2 scaffold_155, whole genome shotgun sequence contains these proteins:
- the LOC130132644 gene encoding inositol-tetrakisphosphate 1-kinase-like, which produces LLVRSRTVSLLFQIDLSQPLVSQGPFDVIVHKLSDVIVDAEHDSQSQQLLTNFQSYMSAHPSTVVLDPLPAMTRLLDRFASYRIMSKLHNSLRDWKICSPPYLEIHSAGDVSSIQQAVEAQGLGFPLICKTRVAHGSLSHEMSLIFSGGSLADIHPPCVLQSFVNHGAVLHKVFVVGDRHFCVERPSLKNFPSGPCDRKTIFFNSHEVSKPESSSHLTAVSITKEQNPKISEAVAALVKELRAQLGMALFGVDAIINIHSHTLTVIDINIFPGYEGVPHFLSSLLTYIESLLERGAAADPRPARCPSSPQAAGGQSAPAANTKTAPAAGR